A single Candidatus Limnocylindria bacterium DNA region contains:
- a CDS encoding DM13 domain-containing protein, translated as MLATIRTSRLAQATAALVLVAASALGWWTISPLFLTTTLQEELPRATAALPTSAGAATSPAAATTAVTRAAAGPRILRMGQLQRVDDLHRGTGPVSLIELDGKTYLRFEDVAIQNGPDLHVYLARGIGGVYDGSRDLYLGALKATNGSFSYELPAGTPLADYKSVVVWCRAFTVLFTWADLR; from the coding sequence GTGCTCGCGACGATCCGCACGAGTCGGCTGGCCCAGGCCACGGCCGCGCTCGTACTCGTCGCCGCGAGCGCTCTCGGTTGGTGGACGATCTCGCCGCTCTTCTTGACGACGACGCTGCAGGAGGAGCTGCCACGCGCGACTGCGGCGTTGCCCACATCGGCTGGAGCGGCCACCTCGCCCGCGGCGGCAACGACCGCTGTGACAAGAGCGGCGGCCGGTCCGAGGATCCTGCGAATGGGTCAGCTTCAGCGCGTCGACGATCTCCACCGAGGCACGGGCCCAGTGTCGCTCATCGAGCTCGATGGCAAGACCTATCTGCGCTTCGAGGACGTCGCCATCCAGAACGGACCCGACCTGCACGTGTATCTCGCGCGCGGGATCGGCGGCGTGTATGACGGGAGTCGCGACCTCTACCTCGGTGCGCTAAAGGCGACGAACGGCTCGTTCAGCTATGAGCTGCCGGCCGGCACGCCCCTCGCCGATTACAAGTCGGTGGTCGTGTGGTGCCGCGCATTCACGGTCCTCTTCACTTGGGCCGACCTCCGCTAG
- the hisG gene encoding ATP phosphoribosyltransferase, producing the protein MTPLRFALAQGVLLADALTALRAVGLDVSRLGEDRRLLVPSGNVEYVLARPSDIATYVERGAADLGIVGKDVLMESAARVLELVDLRFGACRFVVAAPRDALERSLDDYRHLGSLEVATKYPRVAEEHFRRRGIQVEIVRVAGSAELAPQVGLADWIVDLVATGATLAANDLAVVEEIATSTARLIANPSAYQLRRREIAPLAERLASWAAAR; encoded by the coding sequence ATGACGCCACTTCGCTTCGCGCTCGCTCAGGGCGTGCTGCTGGCCGATGCGCTGACAGCGCTGCGCGCGGTCGGCCTCGACGTGTCGCGGCTCGGCGAGGATCGACGTCTGTTGGTCCCGAGCGGAAACGTCGAGTACGTGCTCGCGCGACCCAGCGACATCGCGACCTACGTCGAACGTGGCGCCGCAGATCTCGGCATCGTGGGCAAGGACGTGCTGATGGAATCGGCCGCGCGAGTGCTCGAGCTTGTCGACCTCCGCTTCGGGGCCTGCCGCTTCGTCGTTGCGGCGCCGCGCGACGCGCTCGAGCGTTCGCTCGACGACTACCGGCACCTCGGGAGTCTCGAGGTCGCGACGAAGTACCCGCGCGTCGCCGAAGAGCACTTCCGTCGGCGCGGCATCCAAGTCGAGATCGTGAGGGTCGCCGGATCTGCGGAGCTCGCACCGCAGGTCGGCCTCGCTGACTGGATCGTCGACCTCGTCGCGACCGGCGCGACCCTTGCGGCGAACGACCTGGCGGTCGTCGAGGAGATCGCGACCAGCACCGCGCGCCTCATCGCGAATCCTTCCGCATACCAGCTGCGCCGGAGAGAGATAGCCCCTCTTGCCGAGCGTCTCGCCTCCTGGGCGGCCGCGCGATGA
- a CDS encoding GNAT family N-acetyltransferase: MDQYTVSTDPARLDRDAVYRYPHEEAYWSQGISRDIFERALDNSLNFTALHGTQLAGFARVVTDRATFAWLCDVFVLPEHRGRGVSRRLMEAVMAHPDLASFRNFLLATRDAHGLYAKFGFTPLAEPQRWMAIRRPYRTP, from the coding sequence ATGGACCAGTACACCGTGTCGACCGATCCCGCACGCCTCGACCGCGACGCGGTCTACCGCTATCCGCATGAGGAGGCGTACTGGTCGCAGGGCATCTCGCGCGACATCTTCGAGCGCGCGCTCGACAACTCGCTGAACTTCACGGCGCTGCACGGCACGCAGCTCGCCGGCTTCGCGCGCGTCGTGACAGACCGCGCCACCTTCGCGTGGCTCTGCGATGTCTTCGTGCTTCCCGAGCACCGCGGTCGCGGCGTCTCTCGTCGCTTGATGGAGGCGGTCATGGCGCATCCGGACCTCGCGAGTTTCCGCAACTTCCTGCTCGCCACCCGTGATGCACACGGTCTGTACGCGAAGTTCGGCTTCACGCCGCTGGCCGAGCCGCAGCGCTGGATGGCGATCCGGCGCCCCTACCGCACTCCCTAG
- the dapF gene encoding diaminopimelate epimerase translates to MAHYVKSHGLGNDYIVIDPANVPFAVTPEAVRLICDRHRGVGSDGILLVSPGEGADFGLRILNPDGSEAEKSGNGVRIFAKFLREHGYTDKDRFTLHTRGGRVTCVLEHENGRVAQITVDMGKARFDPLESIEVAGRRFDVTLVSMGNPHCVIVVPDLSNIDIHALGPKIENHPAFPNRTNVQFAQVVSRSEVRILIWERGAGYTLASGSSSCAVVAACDRKGLVDRDVTVTMPGGQLRIGIAADGEIRMRGPVEEIGTGDLSPDLLRHLGAR, encoded by the coding sequence ATGGCTCACTACGTGAAGTCACACGGCCTCGGCAACGACTACATCGTGATCGATCCCGCGAACGTGCCGTTCGCGGTCACGCCGGAGGCTGTTCGGCTCATCTGCGATCGCCACCGCGGCGTCGGCTCAGATGGGATCCTGCTCGTATCGCCGGGCGAGGGAGCGGACTTCGGCCTGCGCATCCTCAACCCGGATGGCAGCGAAGCGGAGAAAAGCGGGAACGGCGTGCGCATCTTCGCGAAGTTCCTGCGCGAGCACGGTTACACCGACAAGGACCGATTCACGCTGCACACGCGCGGCGGCCGTGTCACGTGCGTCCTCGAGCACGAGAACGGACGGGTCGCGCAGATCACCGTCGACATGGGCAAGGCTCGGTTCGACCCGCTCGAGTCCATCGAAGTCGCTGGCCGGCGCTTCGACGTGACCTTGGTGTCGATGGGGAACCCGCACTGCGTCATCGTCGTTCCGGATCTCTCGAACATCGATATCCACGCGCTCGGTCCGAAGATCGAGAACCATCCCGCGTTCCCGAACCGGACCAATGTCCAGTTCGCGCAGGTCGTCTCGCGCAGCGAGGTGCGGATCCTCATCTGGGAGCGCGGCGCGGGCTACACCCTCGCATCCGGCTCGTCGAGCTGCGCGGTCGTCGCCGCCTGCGATCGGAAGGGCCTAGTCGATCGCGACGTCACGGTGACGATGCCCGGTGGTCAGCTGCGGATCGGCATCGCCGCGGACGGTGAGATCCGGATGCGCGGGCCGGTCGAGGAGATCGGCACGGGCGACCTGAGCCCGGATCTCCTTCGCCACCTCGGCGCGCGCTAG
- a CDS encoding ATP phosphoribosyltransferase regulatory subunit, whose product MGSPFREPVLAPPRGFRDILPTEARELRAIERALSETFTSHGYVPIEPPMVEHVTADSAAERRRSMQFLDRDGSLVALRPDITTAVARLVAQRYRDAAGALRLSYFAPVFREEPAMLGAERQHDQAGVELVGPSGPLADAEVLALLAESLARCGLKGATIEVGHVGVVRRAFAELSDDDSASIMEALRAGDHVGAFRRAADAGMRDGARASARKALAARGSDIESVDIEGVDELREVIHLARDLFAGEPLWGIPNLSLVPELPYYTGVVFEALHPKSGFPIATGGRYDLLLGAFGTPRRATGFAINVPRLHLALFESGWRPDRERTLVALRPAGPRETAQLAASLRARGLVVAIGAVAERAGLEIVESTVVDRDRVRLPDGRVVTADQLAQELA is encoded by the coding sequence ATGGGGAGTCCCTTTCGCGAGCCCGTCCTAGCGCCGCCGCGCGGTTTCCGAGACATCCTCCCGACGGAGGCGCGGGAGCTGCGCGCGATCGAGCGCGCGCTCTCCGAGACGTTCACGAGCCACGGCTACGTTCCGATCGAGCCGCCGATGGTGGAGCACGTCACGGCCGACTCGGCTGCCGAGCGCCGTCGGTCCATGCAGTTCCTCGATCGCGACGGCAGCCTCGTCGCGCTCCGCCCGGACATCACTACCGCGGTGGCCAGACTCGTCGCGCAGCGGTATCGCGACGCCGCGGGCGCGCTGCGCCTTTCGTACTTCGCACCGGTGTTCCGCGAGGAGCCGGCGATGCTCGGGGCCGAGCGCCAGCACGACCAGGCCGGTGTCGAGCTCGTCGGACCGTCGGGACCGCTCGCGGACGCCGAGGTGCTCGCGCTCCTCGCCGAATCGCTCGCGCGCTGCGGGCTGAAGGGTGCGACGATCGAGGTCGGCCACGTCGGCGTCGTCCGCCGCGCCTTCGCCGAGCTGAGCGACGACGACAGCGCGTCAATCATGGAGGCGCTGCGTGCGGGCGACCACGTGGGTGCGTTCCGTCGCGCTGCCGATGCGGGCATGCGCGACGGCGCGCGCGCGAGCGCGAGGAAGGCCTTGGCGGCGCGAGGCAGTGACATCGAGAGTGTCGACATCGAAGGCGTCGACGAGCTCCGCGAGGTGATCCACCTCGCGCGCGATCTCTTCGCGGGCGAACCGCTGTGGGGCATCCCGAACCTGTCCCTGGTGCCCGAGCTCCCCTACTACACCGGCGTGGTGTTCGAGGCGCTGCATCCGAAGAGCGGCTTCCCCATCGCGACCGGTGGCCGTTATGACCTGCTGCTCGGCGCCTTCGGCACCCCGCGCCGCGCGACGGGGTTCGCGATCAACGTGCCGCGACTCCACCTCGCCTTGTTCGAGTCGGGGTGGCGACCGGACCGCGAGCGAACTCTCGTCGCACTGAGGCCCGCGGGTCCGCGCGAGACCGCGCAGCTCGCCGCGAGTCTCCGCGCACGCGGGCTGGTCGTAGCGATCGGCGCGGTGGCGGAGCGCGCAGGTCTCGAGATCGTCGAGTCGACCGTCGTCGATCGCGACCGGGTTCGCCTGCCGGACGGTCGTGTCGTTACGGCCGACCAGCTCGCGCAGGAGCTGGCATGA